Proteins encoded by one window of Ignavibacteriota bacterium:
- a CDS encoding DUF4160 domain-containing protein — MPIVSTFYGIIIKMFFRDHNPPHIHAIYGEFNALVDITTLELIEGDLPPRAFKLVQEWGQKYQVELLEMWNKQNFQKLPGLK, encoded by the coding sequence ATGCCAATAGTATCTACTTTTTATGGAATTATAATCAAAATGTTCTTTCGAGACCACAATCCTCCCCATATTCATGCTATTTATGGTGAGTTTAACGCATTAGTTGATATTACTACTTTAGAATTGATTGAAGGTGATTTGCCTCCAAGAGCTTTTAAATTAGTTCAGGAATGGGGGCAGAAGTATCAGGTTGAATTACTTGAGATGTGGAATAAGCAGAATTTTCAAAAACTTCCCGGACTCAAATAA
- a CDS encoding DUF2442 domain-containing protein — translation MKNYPKILEVTVKRPYIIEIVFESNQIKQYDFKNLLNDSNFTKLKNFSYFKNLKVSVGGYGIEWDDELDLSESELWLNGQIVS, via the coding sequence ATGAAAAATTACCCAAAAATATTAGAAGTTACTGTAAAAAGGCCATATATAATTGAGATTGTTTTTGAAAGCAATCAAATAAAGCAATATGATTTTAAGAATTTATTAAATGATTCTAATTTCACCAAACTTAAGAATTTTAGTTATTTCAAGAATTTAAAAGTATCTGTGGGAGGCTATGGTATTGAATGGGATGATGAATTAGACTTAAGTGAATCAGAGTTGTGGTTAAATGGTCAAATCGTAAGTTGA
- a CDS encoding type II toxin-antitoxin system PemK/MazF family toxin, whose protein sequence is MIYNQREIVLVPFPYSDLTAIKKRPVLVISNNKFNNESEDVVVAAITSKTFSDEYSVAFNDQDLEFGILPEDSVIKTAKLFTVSKSRIVKKFSIINNITFHKVTSKIEKLIASENL, encoded by the coding sequence ATGATTTATAATCAACGTGAAATAGTTTTAGTACCTTTTCCATATTCAGATTTAACTGCAATCAAAAAGCGTCCGGTTCTTGTTATTAGCAACAATAAATTCAATAACGAAAGCGAAGATGTTGTCGTTGCGGCAATAACAAGTAAAACTTTTTCAGATGAATATTCAGTTGCATTTAATGACCAAGACCTCGAATTTGGCATATTACCGGAAGATTCTGTAATCAAAACGGCTAAATTATTTACTGTAAGCAAAAGTAGAATTGTTAAAAAATTTAGTATTATTAACAATATTACATTTCATAAAGTTACATCAAAAATTGAAAAACTAATTGCCTCCGAAAATTTGTAA
- a CDS encoding RHS repeat-associated core domain-containing protein — protein sequence MQFHQYVDGNWQKQYKFYDYLGSLRFTMKENGTLLNFKQYEAFGETTLDTLGVTRQGIQKLTIDNEKLTMNRQENIENYTIGNCQLSILNCQLLKYAAFGETTLDTLGVTRQGYIGKEKDVENNLGDHGVRKYDYETGRFNSIDPLWEKYFGWTPYQYCMNNPIWAKDWDGMKIFENASGDVLYNDNDESTKNDRYYVNEKVLKLATDKSGKTDWNILANRSNLLPDGKNWSDMNGSGIAALWTIGNIQFAETSEGEEFKFNISNITGKIDDNTFEMASYASVSGGIGKSLVSKLFNLNKGNWLRIGSGYHQGEEYLRIAWGAHKKHLKNVPEWLKPFNQWLRKQGGGHWDLWKK from the coding sequence ATGCAATTTCATCAATACGTGGACGGAAATTGGCAGAAGCAGTATAAATTTTATGATTATCTTGGTTCTTTACGATTTACTATGAAAGAAAACGGAACGCTACTAAACTTCAAACAATACGAAGCTTTTGGTGAGACAACTCTCGATACTTTGGGAGTTACAAGGCAGGGCATTCAAAAATTGACAATTGATAATGAAAAACTGACAATGAATAGGCAGGAAAATATTGAGAACTATACCATCGGTAATTGTCAATTATCAATTCTTAATTGTCAATTATTAAAGTATGCGGCATTTGGTGAGACAACTCTCGATACTTTGGGAGTTACAAGGCAGGGCTATATCGGTAAAGAGAAAGATGTAGAGAATAATCTTGGTGACCACGGGGTAAGAAAATACGACTACGAAACAGGGCGGTTTAATTCTATAGACCCTCTATGGGAGAAATATTTTGGGTGGACGCCGTATCAGTATTGTATGAATAATCCTATATGGGCGAAGGATTGGGATGGGATGAAGATATTCGAAAATGCTTCTGGTGATGTTCTTTATAACGACAATGACGAGAGTACTAAGAATGATAGATATTATGTAAATGAAAAAGTATTAAAGCTTGCAACAGATAAATCTGGGAAAACTGATTGGAATATTCTTGCAAACAGAAGTAATTTGTTACCTGATGGAAAAAACTGGTCGGATATGAATGGAAGCGGAATTGCAGCACTATGGACAATTGGAAATATTCAATTTGCTGAAACTAGCGAGGGAGAAGAATTTAAATTTAATATAAGCAATATTACGGGGAAAATTGATGATAATACTTTTGAAATGGCTTCTTATGCTTCTGTAAGTGGTGGCATAGGTAAATCATTAGTATCAAAATTATTTAATTTAAATAAAGGCAATTGGTTAAGAATTGGCTCAGGTTACCATCAAGGCGAAGAATATCTTAGAATAGCTTGGGGTGCTCATAAAAAACATTTGAAAAATGTTCCGGAATGGCTAAAACCTTTTAACCAGTGGCTTAGAAAACAAGGAGGAGGGCATTGGGATTTATGGAAAAAATAA
- a CDS encoding class I SAM-dependent methyltransferase, with translation MDNFWNNRYSESDFAYGKEPNEYFKSKIDSLEQGKVLLPAEGEGRNAVYAALKGWEATAFDMSKTGRQKALQLASESAVEIEYLISDASEFSTDNKYDAIGFVFSHFGKVQNNKIYPKLANMVKFGGHLIFECFSIKQIEYSDISGGPRDIEMLFTTGDILQLFPDFEIIDLAEREKNLNEGKYHVGKAIVINFFGRKK, from the coding sequence ATGGATAATTTTTGGAATAACAGGTATTCGGAATCAGATTTTGCTTACGGCAAGGAGCCGAATGAATATTTTAAATCAAAAATTGACTCTCTTGAGCAGGGAAAAGTTTTACTTCCAGCTGAAGGTGAAGGAAGAAATGCCGTTTATGCCGCTTTAAAAGGTTGGGAAGCTACTGCATTCGACATGAGTAAAACCGGAAGACAAAAAGCCCTTCAGCTTGCTTCAGAATCGGCTGTTGAAATTGAATATTTAATTAGCGATGCATCAGAGTTTTCAACTGATAATAAGTATGATGCAATTGGCTTTGTATTTTCTCATTTCGGAAAAGTACAGAATAATAAAATTTATCCAAAACTTGCTAATATGGTTAAATTTGGTGGTCATCTGATTTTTGAATGTTTCTCAATCAAACAAATAGAATATTCTGATATATCCGGCGGACCAAGGGATATTGAAATGCTTTTTACAACAGGAGATATTTTACAATTATTTCCTGATTTTGAAATAATAGACCTTGCTGAAAGAGAGAAAAATCTCAATGAAGGTAAATATCACGTTGGTAAAGCTATAGTAATAAACTTTTTTGGAAGAAAGAAATGA
- the menA gene encoding 1,4-dihydroxy-2-naphthoate octaprenyltransferase, giving the protein MSSAIATSERSQLSLWIQAARTFSFPASVVPMLVGIMWTLAASTGTVYWELVPVILIAGVLFHAGSNMVNDYFDYKKGVDIDESYGSSRIIVEGLLSPKAVLNGGLLMFAIGFALGMILVYYHGLPIFVIGIIGLLGGLLYTGFNVAYKYYALGDIFVFLMFGPMMVLGTNTALTGNLDYNTFFVSIPIGLLTVAILTANNIRDIKHDRQAKVSTMATLLGVKASVGEYYFLIFGAFASVVIMVALGFLTPWTLIVLISIKPAIDNVKFISKADENKPEEIMIGDVRTAQHNLMFGVLYSIGILIGVLV; this is encoded by the coding sequence ATGTCATCAGCAATTGCTACTTCTGAACGCAGTCAGCTAAGTCTGTGGATTCAAGCGGCTCGTACATTTTCATTTCCTGCATCAGTTGTCCCGATGCTTGTTGGTATTATGTGGACTCTTGCGGCAAGTACGGGAACTGTTTACTGGGAATTGGTACCTGTAATATTGATAGCAGGTGTACTTTTTCATGCCGGTTCGAATATGGTAAATGATTATTTTGATTACAAAAAAGGTGTTGATATAGATGAAAGCTATGGTTCGAGCAGAATCATAGTCGAAGGGCTTCTAAGTCCTAAAGCGGTTCTAAATGGCGGTCTTTTAATGTTTGCTATTGGTTTTGCCCTTGGTATGATACTTGTTTATTATCATGGCTTGCCAATATTCGTAATTGGTATAATTGGTCTTCTCGGAGGTTTACTATATACAGGTTTCAATGTGGCGTATAAGTATTATGCTTTAGGCGATATATTCGTATTTCTGATGTTTGGTCCGATGATGGTATTAGGTACAAACACTGCACTTACAGGCAATCTTGATTATAATACATTCTTTGTCAGCATTCCGATTGGTCTTCTGACAGTAGCAATACTAACTGCAAATAATATCAGAGATATTAAACATGACAGACAAGCTAAAGTTTCAACAATGGCTACACTTTTGGGTGTAAAAGCATCAGTCGGAGAATATTATTTTCTTATTTTTGGAGCTTTTGCAAGTGTTGTAATCATGGTAGCTCTCGGATTTCTGACTCCTTGGACGCTGATTGTTCTTATCTCAATCAAGCCAGCAATTGATAATGTTAAATTTATTTCCAAAGCTGACGAAAATAAACCAGAAGAAATTATGATTGGCGATGTGCGCACCGCTCAGCATAATTTGATGTTTGGTGTTCTTTATTCAATCGGTATTCTAATCGGAGTATTGGTTTAA
- the bshB1 gene encoding bacillithiol biosynthesis deacetylase BshB1, with amino-acid sequence MTDQFEGNYDCMVIGAHPDDAELCCGGTIAKLTKEGKKVVLVDLTRGEMGTRGNPELREEEAQAAAKILGVSDRINLEMRDGFIRNDEESIYKIVSVVRKYRPRMILMHPWFERHPDHENTHYLVRDALFKCGLRKFETKDNGILQETYRTRRIFSYMQAYQFPKPPDFFVDISDVHHIKIQAIEAFSSQVFVPGKYENEPRTRLASPEFMEELVARARYLGGLNGVKYAEAYLSVEPVILDSLSKLL; translated from the coding sequence ATGACAGATCAGTTTGAGGGTAATTACGATTGTATGGTCATAGGGGCACACCCCGATGATGCTGAATTATGTTGTGGCGGCACAATTGCGAAGTTGACAAAGGAAGGTAAAAAAGTCGTCCTTGTTGACTTAACACGCGGCGAAATGGGAACACGTGGTAATCCCGAATTACGAGAAGAAGAAGCTCAGGCAGCAGCAAAAATTCTCGGAGTCAGTGATAGAATTAATCTTGAAATGCGTGACGGCTTCATCAGAAATGATGAAGAAAGTATATATAAAATCGTAAGCGTTGTAAGAAAGTACCGCCCGAGAATGATATTGATGCACCCTTGGTTTGAGAGGCATCCCGACCATGAAAACACTCATTATTTGGTTCGGGATGCTCTTTTCAAATGTGGACTTAGGAAATTTGAGACGAAAGATAATGGAATCCTGCAGGAAACATATCGAACACGCAGAATATTTTCATATATGCAGGCATACCAGTTTCCAAAGCCGCCGGATTTCTTTGTTGACATTAGCGATGTTCATCATATAAAAATTCAGGCTATTGAAGCATTCTCTTCTCAGGTATTTGTACCCGGTAAATATGAAAACGAACCCCGCACAAGACTTGCTTCACCCGAATTTATGGAAGAACTTGTTGCTAGAGCACGCTATTTAGGAGGTCTCAATGGTGTTAAATATGCTGAAGCATATCTAAGTGTTGAACCTGTAATTCTTGATAGTCTGTCAAAATTGCTTTAA
- a CDS encoding mechanosensitive ion channel family protein, giving the protein MTRKIIIYCLLILSAFLIFYSLYGNNSSSNEEARFDSPYSSVHTHLAFLQKDNYQPQIAAKSLNTTRVSPEMADDLAIKLKRIFDGKGLLVVMERIPTDPKYFDSLASEHRFQLFPELPDINLVKYGDKWLYSLETVSKIDELYKSTYPIDTYTYIDALPAIWKSSFFGIQIWQIAGIILLAIFCYGLYFIFYWIFGYFLVKFSSRFFKKELYSRYIYPVSKPFSIFLMFWVFGESVSLLGLPVKISYSIGLIIRAIQPILITIMIFRLSEFVVDLFSSFADKTESTIDNQLVPFLRKGLRVVIVILGVLYFFNSIGLDITPLIAGVSIGGLAFALAAQDTVKNLFGSLTIFTDQPFAIGDWIVSDGAEGTVEEVGIRSTRIRTFYNSLISIPNGKLADAKIDNMGRRQYRRYVSKLSVTYDTPPELIDAFVLGLRKIVAEHPDTRKDFHQIHLNDFADSSIQVLFYIFFDVPDWSAELKARHEVISEVIKLAAYLNIRFSFPTQTVHVEDFPDKQSKTPIYQIDSISSKKLIDSYQPFSK; this is encoded by the coding sequence ATGACAAGAAAAATAATAATTTATTGCCTGTTAATATTATCTGCTTTCCTGATATTTTATTCATTATATGGAAACAATAGCTCATCGAATGAGGAAGCGCGTTTTGATTCACCCTATTCCAGTGTTCATACACATTTAGCATTTTTACAAAAAGATAATTACCAGCCTCAAATAGCAGCGAAATCACTTAATACAACAAGAGTTAGTCCTGAAATGGCTGATGATTTAGCAATTAAGTTGAAGAGAATATTCGACGGAAAAGGGCTTTTAGTAGTAATGGAAAGAATTCCAACTGACCCAAAATACTTTGATAGCTTAGCATCTGAACACAGATTTCAACTGTTTCCTGAACTACCTGACATCAATTTGGTTAAATATGGCGACAAATGGCTTTATTCGCTTGAAACTGTATCAAAAATTGATGAACTTTACAAATCAACTTATCCTATAGATACTTACACATATATAGATGCCTTACCTGCAATTTGGAAAAGCAGTTTCTTTGGAATTCAGATTTGGCAAATTGCAGGAATTATTCTGCTTGCAATATTTTGCTACGGATTATACTTCATATTTTACTGGATTTTCGGATATTTTTTGGTGAAATTTTCCTCACGCTTTTTCAAGAAGGAATTATACAGCCGATATATTTATCCTGTGTCCAAACCTTTCAGTATTTTTCTTATGTTCTGGGTATTTGGCGAGTCTGTCTCTCTATTAGGTTTACCTGTTAAAATATCTTACTCTATAGGATTAATCATCAGAGCGATTCAGCCGATTCTGATAACTATAATGATCTTCAGGCTCAGTGAGTTTGTAGTTGACTTATTCAGTTCATTTGCAGACAAAACCGAATCTACAATTGATAACCAACTTGTACCATTTTTAAGAAAAGGATTGAGGGTTGTAATTGTTATATTGGGTGTGCTTTATTTTTTCAATAGTATTGGCTTGGATATTACTCCGCTTATTGCAGGTGTATCAATTGGTGGTTTGGCTTTTGCACTTGCAGCTCAGGATACAGTCAAAAACTTGTTTGGCTCTCTTACAATATTTACTGACCAGCCTTTTGCAATTGGTGACTGGATTGTTTCAGATGGTGCTGAAGGTACTGTTGAGGAAGTAGGGATACGCTCAACACGCATCCGAACATTCTACAACTCATTAATTTCTATACCAAATGGCAAGCTTGCAGATGCTAAAATTGACAATATGGGGCGTCGGCAATATCGCAGATATGTCAGCAAACTATCAGTAACTTATGATACACCTCCGGAGCTTATTGACGCTTTTGTTCTTGGCTTGAGAAAGATTGTAGCCGAACATCCAGACACACGCAAAGATTTCCATCAGATTCATCTTAATGATTTTGCTGATTCTTCTATTCAGGTACTATTTTATATCTTTTTTGATGTACCGGATTGGTCCGCCGAACTAAAAGCCAGACATGAAGTAATTTCAGAGGTTATTAAGCTTGCAGCTTATCTCAATATCAGATTTTCCTTTCCTACACAAACAGTTCATGTTGAAGATTTTCCGGATAAGCAGAGCAAAACACCAATTTATCAGATAGATAGCATATCTTCAAAAAAACTTATAGATAGTTATCAGCCATTTTCAAAGTAA
- a CDS encoding NADH-quinone oxidoreductase subunit C — protein MPLNKETILNVIGEVCSEYEIYEHRDQLSVIVPKDKIVETALLVRDNPDTSFELLIDVTAIDWLKKKESRFEVVYILYSIKHSARLRLKVPISEKDIHCPTVTGVWEAANWYERETYDMYGIIFDGHPGLRRFYMPEDYVDPDSGEPIFPLRKDFPLMGVPDSLPLPPYPEKYGELI, from the coding sequence ATGCCGCTTAACAAAGAAACTATACTTAATGTCATAGGCGAAGTTTGTTCTGAATATGAAATTTATGAGCATAGAGACCAGTTGTCAGTCATTGTGCCGAAAGACAAAATTGTTGAAACAGCTTTATTAGTCAGAGACAATCCTGATACTTCATTTGAATTATTGATAGATGTTACAGCAATTGATTGGCTTAAGAAAAAAGAAAGCCGCTTTGAAGTGGTATATATTCTTTATTCTATCAAACATTCAGCAAGATTACGACTTAAAGTGCCAATAAGCGAGAAAGACATACACTGCCCAACTGTAACAGGTGTTTGGGAAGCAGCTAACTGGTACGAGAGAGAAACTTACGATATGTATGGTATCATTTTCGACGGACACCCTGGACTTCGCAGATTTTATATGCCGGAAGATTATGTTGATCCTGATTCAGGCGAACCAATTTTCCCGCTTAGAAAAGATTTCCCTCTTATGGGTGTGCCGGATTCACTGCCATTGCCCCCTTATCCTGAAAAATATGGCGAGCTGATTTGA
- the cydB gene encoding cytochrome d ubiquinol oxidase subunit II — translation MYEGLDLNATWFILVGVLLTGYAILDGFDLGVGALHLFVKGDKNRRIMINSIGPVWDGNEVWLVTGGGALFAGFPDVYATVFSSFYPAIMLILVGIIFRAVAIEFRSKNESAKWRQSWDIAFSVSSILIALLFGVALGNIIQGIPVNAEKEAYISFFSLVNPYAILVGVTTVALFMMHGAIYAVMKTEGELQVKVRSWVNNTIIFFVICYVTVTMATLIYIPHMIDVFKAHPEYFALAILNMLAVANIPREIHKGREFMAFLSSSFSIAALLGLFALGMFPNIVPSTIDTAYNLTAYAHSSSRKTLEVMITMALIGIPFVLAYTTSIYWVFRGKVKLDKMSY, via the coding sequence ATGTACGAAGGTTTGGATTTAAACGCAACGTGGTTTATTTTAGTCGGTGTCTTGCTGACTGGTTATGCAATACTTGATGGTTTCGACCTTGGAGTTGGTGCATTGCATTTATTTGTAAAAGGTGATAAGAATCGCAGAATAATGATTAATTCCATCGGTCCTGTCTGGGATGGCAATGAAGTATGGCTTGTTACCGGTGGTGGTGCTTTATTTGCGGGATTCCCTGATGTTTATGCTACAGTATTTTCATCATTTTATCCGGCTATAATGCTAATACTTGTGGGCATAATATTCAGAGCAGTAGCAATAGAGTTCCGAAGTAAAAATGAGTCAGCAAAATGGCGACAAAGTTGGGATATAGCTTTCAGCGTATCAAGCATTTTGATTGCACTTTTATTTGGAGTAGCACTCGGTAATATTATACAGGGAATTCCGGTTAATGCAGAAAAAGAGGCTTATATTTCCTTTTTTAGCTTAGTTAATCCTTACGCAATACTTGTTGGTGTAACAACTGTTGCATTATTTATGATGCACGGAGCAATCTATGCCGTTATGAAAACCGAAGGCGAGCTTCAAGTTAAAGTGAGGTCGTGGGTGAATAATACAATCATTTTCTTTGTGATATGCTATGTTACTGTAACAATGGCAACATTGATTTATATTCCACACATGATTGATGTTTTCAAGGCACATCCTGAGTATTTTGCACTGGCAATTCTCAATATGCTCGCAGTAGCAAATATACCGAGAGAAATACATAAAGGGCGGGAGTTCATGGCATTTTTGTCATCATCATTCAGTATTGCTGCGTTGTTGGGATTGTTTGCACTCGGAATGTTCCCAAATATTGTTCCATCTACAATAGATACTGCTTATAATTTAACTGCTTATGCTCATTCATCATCACGAAAAACATTGGAAGTAATGATTACTATGGCACTAATAGGCATTCCGTTCGTACTTGCTTATACAACAAGTATTTATTGGGTATTTCGCGGGAAAGTCAAATTAGACAAAATGAGTTATTGA
- a CDS encoding cytochrome ubiquinol oxidase subunit I, with product MDVEILSRLQFAFTIMFHYIYPPMSIGLGVVLVFMEGMYLKTKNPMYEKMTKFWVKIFALIFAMGVATGIVMEFEFGTNWATYSRFVGDVFGSALAAEGIFAFFLESGFLAILLFGWDKVGPKMHFFSTIMVATGAHMSAVWIVVANSWMQTPTGYHIVGEGIMARAEITDFWAMVFNPSSIERLSHTIGGAWICGAFLVMSVSAYYLIKKRHVDSSKSAFKIALFFAAFASLLQLFTGHSSAVQVAEYQPAKLAAFEGHYNTEPGDLYLFGWVFDDEQKVVGVKVPGMLSFLVYFDASKPVTGLNDFPPEDRPPVNLVFQTYHIMIALGMFFIAFTLIGVFLLWRGKLFDTELYLKIAVASVLLPHIANQVGWISAEVGRQPWIVYGLMRTSEGLSKVVSADNVLFSLILFTLIYALLLVLFLFLLNGKIKHGPEDYLQNDNSDESVKSI from the coding sequence ATGGATGTTGAGATATTATCACGATTGCAATTTGCCTTCACTATAATGTTTCATTATATATATCCACCGATGAGTATCGGACTTGGAGTAGTTCTGGTATTTATGGAGGGTATGTACCTCAAAACAAAAAATCCGATGTACGAAAAAATGACAAAATTCTGGGTAAAAATATTTGCTCTGATTTTTGCAATGGGTGTTGCAACCGGAATAGTCATGGAATTTGAGTTCGGTACAAATTGGGCTACATATTCCCGTTTTGTAGGTGATGTTTTTGGCAGCGCATTGGCTGCTGAAGGTATTTTTGCGTTCTTTTTAGAATCAGGATTTCTTGCAATTTTGTTATTCGGTTGGGATAAAGTTGGTCCAAAGATGCACTTTTTCTCGACCATTATGGTCGCAACCGGCGCCCACATGAGTGCAGTATGGATTGTTGTTGCTAACTCATGGATGCAAACGCCTACAGGTTATCATATTGTAGGTGAAGGGATAATGGCACGTGCAGAAATAACAGATTTCTGGGCGATGGTGTTTAATCCCTCCAGCATAGAGAGACTTAGCCATACAATTGGTGGAGCATGGATTTGCGGTGCATTTCTTGTGATGAGTGTCAGTGCCTATTATTTAATCAAAAAAAGGCACGTAGATTCTTCAAAATCAGCTTTTAAGATAGCACTTTTTTTTGCTGCATTTGCTTCTTTGTTGCAGCTTTTTACAGGGCATAGTAGTGCTGTTCAGGTTGCAGAGTATCAGCCTGCAAAACTTGCCGCTTTCGAAGGGCATTACAATACTGAACCAGGGGATTTATATCTTTTTGGCTGGGTCTTCGATGATGAGCAGAAAGTTGTTGGTGTGAAAGTTCCGGGAATGTTGTCATTCCTTGTTTATTTCGATGCTTCAAAGCCTGTAACCGGACTAAATGACTTTCCTCCGGAGGACAGACCACCTGTAAATCTTGTATTCCAGACATATCATATTATGATTGCTTTGGGAATGTTTTTTATAGCTTTTACATTAATCGGAGTATTTCTTTTGTGGCGTGGCAAATTGTTTGACACTGAATTATATCTGAAAATCGCTGTCGCATCAGTATTACTTCCGCATATTGCTAATCAGGTTGGTTGGATATCCGCAGAAGTCGGTAGGCAGCCTTGGATAGTATATGGACTGATGCGGACAAGTGAAGGATTATCAAAAGTAGTGTCAGCCGATAATGTATTATTTTCATTGATATTATTTACACTGATTTATGCACTGCTCTTGGTATTGTTTTTATTCCTTTTAAATGGAAAAATCAAACACGGACCGGAAGACTATTTGCAGAATGACAATTCCGATGAATCTGTTAAATCAATTTAA
- a CDS encoding tyrosine--tRNA ligase → MFPGLNEQMDLIRQGVVDLLPESELAEKIENSIKKNLPLNIKLGADPSRPDLHIGHAVVLHKMRQFQDLGHEATLIIGDFTAMIGDPTGKSKTRPQLTLEQTKEYGQSYIDQATIILRNDRLYVKYNSEWLNSMNFVDVVKLASNYTVAQMLERDDFSNRYKSSTPISIHEFLYPLAQGMDSVVIKSDVELGGTDQKFNLLVGRELQKQYGVPAQCILTMPILEGTDGVQKMSKSLDNYIALTDSPKDMFGKTMSIPDDMITRYMLYAAFFTNEEIKAVEEGLKDGSVHPRNAKVNTAMKIVELYHGSEQAKSAFDEFERIFVNKDVPDVIDEMKLDIESSEMPLADLLVSTNLAPSKKESRRLIEQGGVYIDGEKQTDPFSKVNLVEKKLLKVGKRKFLYVQV, encoded by the coding sequence ATGTTTCCGGGATTAAATGAACAGATGGATTTAATCAGGCAAGGTGTTGTTGACCTTTTACCTGAAAGTGAATTAGCTGAAAAGATTGAAAATTCAATTAAGAAAAATTTACCACTAAATATAAAGCTTGGAGCTGACCCGAGCCGTCCAGATTTGCACATCGGTCATGCAGTTGTACTTCATAAAATGCGTCAGTTTCAGGATTTAGGACATGAGGCAACTTTAATCATAGGTGATTTCACAGCTATGATAGGTGACCCTACCGGAAAATCTAAAACCCGTCCTCAGCTTACACTTGAGCAAACCAAGGAATACGGTCAGTCATATATTGACCAGGCGACTATCATTCTGAGAAATGACCGCTTATATGTTAAATATAATTCTGAATGGCTGAATTCAATGAATTTTGTTGATGTTGTCAAGCTCGCCTCAAACTATACGGTGGCTCAGATGCTCGAACGTGATGATTTCAGCAACCGATACAAAAGCAGTACACCCATAAGTATTCACGAATTTCTCTATCCGCTCGCTCAGGGTATGGATTCCGTAGTGATTAAATCTGATGTTGAGCTTGGCGGTACAGACCAGAAATTCAATTTACTTGTAGGCAGAGAGCTTCAGAAACAATATGGTGTCCCTGCTCAGTGCATACTCACAATGCCAATACTTGAAGGTACTGACGGCGTGCAAAAAATGTCTAAATCTCTTGATAATTATATTGCCCTAACGGACTCTCCAAAAGATATGTTCGGAAAGACTATGTCAATTCCTGATGATATGATTACAAGATATATGCTTTATGCCGCATTTTTTACAAATGAAGAAATTAAAGCAGTTGAAGAAGGTTTGAAGGATGGAAGCGTCCACCCAAGAAATGCAAAAGTAAATACAGCTATGAAGATTGTGGAATTATATCATGGTTCTGAACAAGCAAAATCTGCTTTTGATGAATTTGAACGCATTTTTGTTAACAAAGATGTGCCTGATGTAATTGATGAAATGAAATTGGATATAGAAAGCAGCGAAATGCCTCTTGCTGATTTACTTGTTTCAACAAATCTTGCACCTTCGAAGAAAGAGTCAAGAAGGTTAATTGAACAAGGTGGAGTTTATATAGACGGTGAGAAGCAAACTGACCCGTTTTCCAAAGTAAATTTAGTTGAAAAGAAATTACTTAAAGTTGGAAAAAGAAAGTTTTTATATGTGCAGGTTTAA